The sequence below is a genomic window from Amia ocellicauda isolate fAmiCal2 chromosome 6, fAmiCal2.hap1, whole genome shotgun sequence.
gtagacaaaagctacttaaagcagctgtagagaaagagctgtgctgtttctcgctcacaaaagttaggcagttaaCTAGCAGCAGGAATTAGTTGAATGGATTCTGTGAAATTAATGtttgtcacatgatttcaggttgaCTTGAGAAGCTATTGATTGAAAGCTTTGTGTCATGAAGGATATCATGGAAGACGAGGGAGCTTTCAAATAGAAAAGCCTTTGAACAAAAGCACTACAAAGTTCTCGTGATGCTTATTTAAAGATTTGTATACTTCGTTTCAGCCGCATGCTCTGATACATTTAACTGATTCTTACATTATTGACAAATAATAATCTGATGTATACattgtatatacatatgcatTGGTCCTGGGGCTTTTTAAGATCATAATGAACAGGCACTGTGgcacaaaacatatatttttatgtacAGCAGCAGCCTTTGTCAAACCCCTGCATTGTTAAATACTGTGTGTAGCACATTTCATCTCTTCATTCAAACTACAGAGACCAGTTGGCTGACctctaatgtgtgtgtgtgtatgcgtgtgcatgtgtgtatttaattcAATAGATAACATGTATACATCTGTCATAAAaactatgtaaaatgtaaagcgCACCTTTCAAATGACAAAACTAATAATTCTGGCCCTGCATTCATGGGTTGCTTTTGTGTGTGATACTGCGAGACAATAAGGTCATCAATGCGGTCTCCTCATAAAAGATACATGTTTTAGCATATGTATCTGTGTGATAACTCTCAGTGTTGATTCTAatgagttttgtttattttgtaatcaGGATTTTGCATCAGGGAACCAAACAATTTAATATGTTTAAGTTAGATTGTTATCGGTCTACTTTCCTGGGCTCAGATTTTCCCGGTGTTGCtaggctacacacacacacacacacacacactctcacagttCTTGTTTAATACAAGTTAAAGGtgtcaggtgtgtcatagcaaagtgggtgtttacttatgcattcaagtattatctgttttatattttttatttactttagaagaatttgcagattatatttttcactaagacattatggacattttctgtgttgatcagtggcaaaaactcctgattaaatcagtTCTGACTCCATGTtctaacacaatgaaatgttgaaaagtccaaggggggtgaatacttttgagagccactgtataggTAACATGAAATAGAAATCAAAatcatataaatattttttttgaatGACATTTCAAGCATCGCGTGTGGAGTGTGTGTCACTGAAGACCATGAATCTCCAGGCAATGACATCAGCCATCTACTCTGTCGATACACCATTCCTATGTACGTTTTGTGAGCGATGATTCCAAGGTTACGCTAAGGCCTAACTCTGCATTTCTCCTGAAGGTGATATCTCCCTTCCATGTAAATAGGTCGATAGAAATTATGGCTTTCCATCCAACTCCCTTgtctttggaggaggaggagctacATGGAGTGCACTAAGGACAGTCCGTGCTCGGACCAGTTATTTGTGTACTATGGAGAGCCGACACAGGGCCAGGAGCTTTCCAAAGACTGCTTCTCACACTGGATTCTGGACACGTTCACAATGGCCTACGAGTCAGGTGGAGGCCCAGTGCCTAAACACCTGGTGACTCACTCAATTGAAAGTGTGGCCTCGTTGTGTGCCCTTTTTCAAGGTTCCTCCTtgacagacatttgtgtggctgtGAGATGGGCCTCTCCTCACACTTTTATTAATTTCTACAGGCTGGATGTGACAGGACTGGCTTCCTCTAATGGGAACCCAGTGTTGGCAGCAGTTGCACAGGCTTCTGGGCCTGTAATAGCTACCTGTCTGCCCCTTAATAACCTTGATAAGTTCAGCCTCGGATGGAGCTAAAGACAGCCActtcccttccaccagactatgcccTCCAGTCAAGCACCCATGAGAGCTAATCCTTGTTCATGACTGCTCTGTCAAGCGAAATTGACTGCAGAGTTTGATCTTGTGGCCTCATACATGCTGCTGCCTTGcaaggccgccctgtatatagtttgtttgttacGTCGCCAGAGGCTattcaggtgcatcctgttgaACCTgctgtttgtatttgtgtatttattgaatTATGGTTGTGCATGTGCGTTGTTCTGTTACCCAGCTTTTTATATAGTTCATTGGAACACCAGTTGAGAAGGAggtgactgctcctgtgttaaGCAGACAGGCACAAGAGCtttgtatatagttcgtttgttgCAACAAACCATTGTCCCCAGTAAAGCATAACTGACGTCCTTGCTCCTGGGCAGCATGGATGTGACCCCGAGGGGCCCCCATGGTCTCTATCCAGAGCTGGTTCAAGTCTAGGCCCCCTTATCAAGTACAGCCTTGGGGCAGGCTTCCTTACCAGTTCGCTGCCCTTCTCCCATTGCGACAGATTGGTTATACGGTAACACCTCCCCCTTTGGGAAGTGATATTGACTTGAATGACAACGAAAGGTatacaaccccggttatctgataAAGAAAGCTTTGCCCAATGGTCGCTCTGGAGTTATGTCAGAAGAGGAgatgtcacaatacatacaaagaGGAAACAAGAAGGCACTGTTCGAGTGACACACACACGGGCCTATAGGTAGCTTCGATAGAGAAGTGTTTCTTGATGAGGTATCCATGGATATATGATGCCCTATGGTGGCCTCATCCATGGTGCACCTTTGGCCAGTGCTTTGTTTTTGAGATAACCGGGGTTACATATGCTACCTATCGTTATTTTAAGTTTGCGGGTGATTGGGCTCTAAATTTATGAGATTCATAAtgagtttatttaaattatataaaaccatttcaattaaaaaaaaaaatctattatctGTATAATCCATGCcaagtattttttaatgttttgaattGTAGCTGCAAGTGTACAAATATTCACTCTCAATATTGTATATTTGACATCCAGTCACTGtggtattaatatttaaaatatatctacCAGAATCAAGGGCAGATTTACACCTGgtcaagttaaaaaaaacaaaaaaacaatgaacgttatttatttacattaaattCAGTAAGGATctttatacagtgtgtgtctgtgtgtgtgtcatctaATACAACGTGATGCTTGTGCTTTGTTTCATATGTGAGATAGTTGAACACAGGGGGACCTTTTATGTAACTTCAGTGAACTGGTTGACCTAAACATCTGAATCTGCCCGTGAGATTATACTAGCAAACCAGCACACGTAATCTGGTTCTGTCTttgcaaaatatgtatttgttcccCTCCTTTTTAAAGAGGGATTTACAGAGGCATTGGCTGGGTCCCTGTTCTGGAATGGACAGAGAATCCAGAGAATTAGTTTTATTCAGCAGCCCTGACACTGATCTTGGCACCATGTGGAAAGGCAAACTTGAGTCTAAAGTATCTCTGAATTGCTGCCtttatcttctcattccttaaACTGTAGATGATGGGGTTAACCAGGGGGGTGAGGAAGTAGTTCAGCCCACCGATGAAAACACGCCCATCAGGGGGAATGCTGTCCACTCTCAGCCCTATATACACCACAATCGAGGAGACGTAGTacagcaccaccaccactacatgGGAGGAGCACATGTAGAAGGCCTTCTTCCGGCTCTccacagttttcattttcaccACCGATATTATGATCCTGGAGTAGGTAAACAGCACAAACAGAAAGGCCCCCCAGTCAACCACCATGGCGAGAAACAGGGCTAAATTCACCTGGTCCGTCACATCAGCACAAGCTAGAGACATTACAGTGGGGTAGTCACAGAAACAGTGTAAGACATAGTTGGAGATACAGTACGGCACTGAAGTGGCCAGGACCACATTTAACAGGGGGATAAGGAAGCCCAGCACCCAGACTGTGGTCGTCATCGTGAGACACACCCTGGTGTTGATGATGGTGTTATAATGTAGTGGCTTCACCACGGCCACGTACCGGTCGTAAGCCATGGCCGCCACGAGGAATATTTCTACAACCGCAATTGAGATGATGAAGTACATTTGTAGGAAGCAGCCTGCGAAAGAGATGGTCCTGTAGTGGCCccacagcactgacagcagctTGGGTATCATGGCAGTTGTCATCAGCACATCCAGGACAGCCAGGTTCCACAGGAAGAAGTACATGGGTGTGTGGAGCCGGGGGTCCAGGGCCACCAGAACCACGATCAGGAGGTTCCCCAGGATGGTGGctatgaagaggaggaggaagatgaaGAAGAATGTGGTATAGTGGTCCTCCAGGCCTGGCACTCCCACAATGATGAACTGGGAGGGCAGGGAGGCGTTGGGGTCACTCATGGCTCAGTGCCACATGGGATCTGTGAAGAGAAAAGGGGCAGCTGGGAGGGCAGGGGGACACTGGCTCAGttatgcatttctttattttgaagAAGTAAACACCCAATTGGAAAATTACCAGAGATTTTTATTTGAATCTCTCTTTTCAACTGTATAATATAATGCAAACTGTATAAAAAGTGTTCATTGCATAtgtttatcatttttaaaagcacacaTCTCAAATATCATCatatatagcttttaaatgggaaattataatttaaagagAAGTTAATATAATTGAAGGTTCCCATGTCccaatatattgtatatacagTGCCCCCCAGAATCATATATTTCcctgaataaatatataacaaaaaacataatagcAAACAATATTATACTGTAATCATATTGCATTACAAAGCGGAAAGTCATGTTTTTATCAATAAGTCATTTATATCCAGAAAATATGAGGGCCAGATTAATTTATGCCTCTAAgtattctttatatatttacGATGTATACtgaatattgaaaaataaactattatCTTATGTGATCAAATTTTATTACATCACATATATTATAGacatatttacaataaatattatTGGTTAGAATCTGTTTGTAAAGGATATCATTGGAGTATCTATGGATATCATCACTTAATCTCTTGAGTAGAAATGGGATCAAACTAAATCTGAGTAATTCTGTAGTAGAATCTGGATtaagaaatattttattaagaGGAAAAGATCAAACCTCCAGAAGTCAGTTCGTGTCTGtggtctgtgtctcagtgtggagTGAAGTTCAGTGCCAGGTacctgggctgtgtgtctgttcaCTTCAGTCTTCAGCTCCAGTCACAGCTCTTCTGGACCAGACTCTTCACCTGTCGGTTTTTATGGGCGTCCTCTCGCACTGACCCCAGAGGCTGCTGTCTGCAGTGCTGCAGTCTTTATTAACcctcagagacacagagaagggGAGCACCAAAGGGATCAGTCACAGGTACTTACAGTGAGAAGAAAACACTTTTATCAGTTGCTGAAGCACCTTTGTGGGAAATAGGCTCCTGTTTGCAATCAATCATTTGGCCCACTCCCTGCTTCAGCCCAAGTACACTGCACACTGGAGAAACGCCATCTTTGTCACTTCAATTATATATGAGAGCTtcactgctgctgtttttttttttaattttcacacACTAGCCTGCTGCTGACGCATTAATATGTGCtaaaattagcgccataagtaacgaattcaaaatacaaaatactgcaagcaaaacaaataaagttgaacaaaaattgatgttgagatcaaaaacaaaacaatcgaaagcaaaatgtatagaattgtaaacaaaaataattatatcaaaggcaaaaaaacaataattgaaaggaaataatgttaaatcgagagcaaTGGAGTCCCTGTCTTTGGTTGAGATGCTgcaatctttgctttcgccgccaatttctttcctttcctttcgtttttttttttttttgtttacgagttttggcactgttttgtctTGAGGGCGGGGCTTAGAGGCAGGCGGAggtcatggctctccattggtccactacgtttgagtgacggttctttctaacccaatcagtgagcaggtgagctggtctgacagtcacgACAATACAACTGAGTAGGTGCAACTACATGGCTTcgtaatttaattataaacaaagcatgatTTTAATGAAAGTCATTGACAATCACTTTCTACATTTTacgtatgtgtttattttatgtagCCTTTATTctcatctgtatatatatatatatatacactcacctaaaggattattaggaacacctgttcaatttctcattaatgcaattatctaaccaaccaatcacatggcagttgcttcaatgcatttaggggtgtggtcctggtcaagacaatctcctgaactccaaactgaatgtctgaatgggaaagaaaggtgatttaagcaattttgagcgtggcatggttgttggtgccagacgggccggtctgagtatttcacaatctgctcagttactgggattttcacgcacaaccatttctagggtttacaaagaatggtgtgaaaagggaaaaacatccagtatgcggcagtcctgtgggcgaaaatgccttgttgatgctagaggtcagaggagaatgggccgactgattcaagctgatagaagagcaactttgactgaaataagcactcgttacaaccgaggtatgcagcaaagcatttgtgaagccacaacacgtacaaccttgaggcggatgggctacaacagcagaagaccccaccgggtaccactcatctccactacaaataggaaaaagaggctacaatttgcacaagctcaccaaaattggacagttgaagactggaaaaatgttgcctggtctgatgagtctcgatttctgttgagacattcagatggtagagtcagaatttggcgtaaacagaatgagaacatggatccatcatgccttgttaccactgtgcaggctggtggtggtggtgtaatggtgagggggatgttttcttggcacatcttaggccccttagtgccaattgggcatcgtttaaatgccacggcctacctgagcattgtttctgaccatgtccatccctttatgaccaccatgtacccatcctatgatggctacttccagcaggataatgcaccatgtcacaaaggtcgaatcatttcaaattggtttcttgaacatgacaatgagttcactgtactaaactggcccccacagtcaccagatctcaacccaatagagcatctttgggatgtggtggaacgggagcttcgtgccctggatgtgcatcccacaaatctccatcaactgcaagatgctatcctatcaatatgggccaacatttctaaagaatgctttcagcaccttgttgaatcaatgccacgtagaattaaggcagttctgaaggcgaaagggggtcaaacacagtattagtatggtgttcctaataatcctttaggtgagtgtatatatactttataaactatatattgtattattattatattttacaataataGACCAAGCTTGTCCCGGTGCTCCAGCAACGCCTCAGCCACTAGcttcagttatatatatatatatatatatatatatatatatatatatatatatatatatacacagctctggaaaaaattaagagaccactccaagttcagaaatgtgaagtggtctcttaattttttccagagctgtatatatatatttgatagtctacatataatataatattactgttattattgtattgttagaCTCATCACTGTggttgttttccttttcaaagATTTTCTTCCACAGCGGGTGACTGAACAGTGGCTGTAAATCCGTGGCACAGCTGCACACTCACAACCAATGctgtagacatctcctcgcaCGAGGCACTCCTCCAACATCTTGCATCCACACTACAGCCCATGGCTGTGGTTCTATCTCACTCTCACAGCCCTTCtgggatacattttttttccgcTCCTTCTGTGGCCTGAACAAGTTTCTGGCCCCACTGTCTCTGGTGGCCTTTTACACTTGGAGTCCTCCAGCACCCTGAACAGTGTTGCCCCTCGGTGCACTCGGAGTACCCAGTGCATCAGTGCGGCTAGGCCTGCAAGGCCCACACAGCGTTCGTCCTCCAGCACTCAGTGCTCAGCGCAAGACAGCGCACCTAGGTTGTGCCCCATGCCTCAGTGCCTCCTGCATTGGTGCTTCGGTACCATTCGGTGACCAGTGCTTCAGTGAGGCACAACCCCCCTTGTGCAGTAGCGGTGAGGTGCCCTCTGTGTACCTCGGTGCTGTGCCTTGACTGGTGCTCTGAGTTTCTCTCTTCGCTGTTTCTGAGTCTGCGTCTCCAGATTCCCTCTTTGGGCGGAGACAGCAAACACAGTAGCTGACAAGGGCCCTCCCACTGCTCCCGGACTTCTTGGCAGAGCTGCAGTCCACTTGGGACCACTGGCACTGGCAGGCAACGCCTTTGCTAGGacacagtgtgtgagagaggcagTGCTGACTGACTTTCCACTTGTTAACTAGACTATTGTTGCATTGGTCTCCTTGCCCCCGCTGTATGTCGAACCTCAAGACCTTTCCTGCCCTAACAGGCAGTGGAAGGTCGCTGAGAACCTGGTCCAGAGGGCCTATGCAGTTTGTGGCACTTTGTATTGAAATCAATGCTCTTCTGCTCAAGAAGTCCATCAGAGGGATCCAGGTATGCTCTTGAGACTGACAGCAAGCCTCTCTCCTGGGGGCTGAGGCACAGGCAGAACAGACAAGCACAGCACATCTGTACCCCCTGGTTTGATCATAGCATCCTGCATGACATTGATAAATGGCTTTTGACAATCTCTTGTGTTATAATGGGTGTTTGTGTCCTGCCATTAATTGA
It includes:
- the LOC136751709 gene encoding olfactory receptor 2AT4-like, whose product is MSDPNASLPSQFIIVGVPGLEDHYTTFFFIFLLLFIATILGNLLIVVLVALDPRLHTPMYFFLWNLAVLDVLMTTAMIPKLLSVLWGHYRTISFAGCFLQMYFIISIAVVEIFLVAAMAYDRYVAVVKPLHYNTIINTRVCLTMTTTVWVLGFLIPLLNVVLATSVPYCISNYVLHCFCDYPTVMSLACADVTDQVNLALFLAMVVDWGAFLFVLFTYSRIIISVVKMKTVESRKKAFYMCSSHVVVVVLYYVSSIVVYIGLRVDSIPPDGRVFIGGLNYFLTPLVNPIIYSLRNEKIKAAIQRYFRLKFAFPHGAKISVRAAE